From the genome of Syngnathus acus chromosome 24, fSynAcu1.2, whole genome shotgun sequence, one region includes:
- the chrna2b gene encoding neuronal acetylcholine receptor subunit alpha-4 yields MEPIKRLCATVAAANWLCSLLFCQAVACHDKPHSHAEDELFKRLFAGYNKWSRPVPNISDVVIVKFGLSIAQLIDVDEKNQMMTTNVWLKQEWNDYKLRWQPSDYDNVTSIRVPSQLIWVPDIVLYNNADGEFAVTHMTKAHLFHTGAVRWVPPAIYKSSCSIDVTFFPFDQQNCKMKFGSWTYDKAKIDLERLETSVDLNNYWESGEWAIVNAVGTYNTKKYDCCHEIYPDITYFFIIRRLPLFYTINLIIPCLLISCLTVLVFYLPSDCGEKITLCISVLLSLTVFLLLITEIIPSTSLVIPLIGEYLLFTMIFVTLSIVITVFVLNVHHRSPNTHKMPRWVHAVFLDLVPRWLFMRRPAPNARRRRLLMERRRGRAAPGPSVSTSATWGQDASSRSLEDLELGTLASYVSFRPPSPQRPETPQRSARQPPPPARTSAIKRTAREEAPAADFPLSPSLIHALEGVHYVADHLRAEDADFSVKEDWKYVAMVIDRIFLWMFIIVCLLGTVGLFLPPWLAGMI; encoded by the exons ATGGAGCCAATCAAGCGCCTGTGCGCGACCGTTGCCGCCGCCAACTGGCTCTGCTCGCTGCTCTTCTGCCAGGCAG TGGCGTGCCATGACAAGCCGCACTCCCACGCCGAGGATGAGCTCTTCAAGAGGCTGTTTGCTGGCTACAACAAGTGGTCCAGACCGGTTCCCAACATCTCCGACGTGGTCATCGTCAAGTTTGGACTGTCCATCGCGCAGCTCATCGACGTG GACGAGAAGAACCAAATGATGACGACCAATGTTTGGCTCAAGCAG GAGTGGAACGACTACAAACTTCGCTGGCAGCCGTCAGATTATGACAACGTGACCTCCATCCGAGTGCCGTCACAGCTCATATGGGTCCCGGATATCGTCCTCTATAATAA CGCCGACGGCGAGTTTGCCGTGACCCACATGACCAAGGCGCACCTGTTCCACACGGGGGCCGTGCGCTGGGTACCTCCGGCCATCTACAAGAGCTCGTGCAGCATCGACGTCACCTTCTTCCCGTTCGACCAGCAGAACTGCAAGATGAAGTTCGGCTCGTGGACCTACGACAAGGCCAAGATCGACCTGGAGCGCCTGGAGACCTCGGTGGATCTCAACAACTACTGGGAGAGCGGCGAGTGGGCCATCGTCAACGCGGTGGGCACCTACAACACCAAGAAGTACGACTGCTGCCACGAGATCTACCCGGACATCACCTACTTCTTCATCATCCGTCGCCTGCCGCTCTTCTACACCATCAACCTGATCATCCCCTGCCTGCTCATCTCCTGCCTGACCGTGCTGGTCTTCTACCTGCCGTCCGACTGCGGCGAGAAGATCACGCTGTGCATCTCGGTGCTGCTCTCGCTCACCGTCTTCCTGCTGCTCATCACCGAGATCATCCCGTCCACCTCGCTGGTCATCCCGCTCATCGGCGAGTACCTGCTCTTCACCATGATCTTCGTCACGCTCTCCATCGTCATCACCGTCTTTGTGCTCAACGTGCACCACCGCTCGCCCAACACGCACAAGATGCCGCGCTGGGTGCACGCCGTCTTTCTGGACCTGGTGCCCAGGTGGCTGTTCATGAGGAGGCCGGCGCCCAACGCCAGGCGCCGCAGGCTGCTGATGGAGAGGCGCCGGGGCCGAGCGGCTCCCGGGCCGAGCGTCAGCACCTCGGCCACGTGGGGCCAAGATGCTTCCTCCCGCTCGCTGGAGGATCTGGAGTTGGGCACTCTGGCGTCCTACGTCTCCTTCCGCCCGCCGTCGCCGCAGCGGCCCGAGACGCCACAGCGGAGCGCCaggcagccgccgccgccggctcGGACCTCCGCGATCAAGCGGACCGCCAGAGAGGAAGCCCCCGCGGCGGACTTCCCGCTCTCGCCGAGCCTCATCCACGCCCTGGAAGGCGTGCACTACGTCGCCGACCACCTGAGGGCCGAGGACGCCGACTTCAGC GTGAAAGAAGACTGGAAatatgttgccatggtgatcgACCGCATCTTCCTGTGGATGTTCATCATCGTGTGCCTCCTGGGCACCGTCGGCCTTTTCCTGCCTCCTTGGCTCGCAGGCATGATTTAG
- the si:ch211-142k18.1 gene encoding uncharacterized protein si:ch211-142k18.1, which yields MLQSHRSPPWHRHRSSGSSERREWQRVRWRWFRPNRRKKLFVDLLHSLPQSPKRKNNKRDHNLVNMRRWWTGVLVALISMATPSTCQSGDGDYGSGFDAYPAVTAAADEPASEETCSVRFGTRGASARLLKARREEVAFLQAIQHANRAVIENLVQYVGAELGAESYEDVIRANVAGAQEEHRSCREVLEKAEEDLEKQLQGELLDTLAGMQKIREESAAFEEMLRAATDIAGRLESSSQGLHASFAKQLRDTIQGHV from the exons ATGCTTCAGTCCCACCGGTCTCCTCCGTGGCACCGCCATCGCTCATCCGGCAGCTCGGAGCGGCGCGAGTGGCAACGCGTGAGGTGGCGTTGGTTTCGGCCAAACAGAAGGAAAAAGCTCTTCGTGGACCTCCTTCATTCTCTGCCGCAATCGCCAAAACGCAAGAACAACAAGCGAGATCACAATTTG GTTAACATGCGGCGTTGGTGGACGGGCGTTCTGGTTGCCTTGATTTCCATGGCAACCCCGTCAACCTGCCAAAGCGGGGACGGCGATTACGGCTCGGGCTTTGACGCGTACCCCGCCGTAACGGCCGCCGCCGACGAGCCCGCCTCGGAGGAGACGTGCTCGGTCCGCTTCGGCACCCGGGGCGCTTCGGCCCGCCTTCTGAAGGCTCGCCGGGAGGAGGTGGCCTTCCTGCAGGCCATCCAGCACGCCAACCGGGCGGTGATCGAGAACCTGGTCCAGTACGTCGGGGCGGAGCTGGGGGCCGAGAGCTACGAGGACGTGATTCGGGCCAACGTCGCCGGCGCCCAGGAGGAGCACCGGAGCTGCCGTGAGGTGCTGGAGAAGGCTGAGGAAGACCTGGAGAAGCAGCTTCAAGGGGAGCTCCTGGACACCCTCGCAGGGATGCAGAA AATCCGAGAAGAGTCTGCGGCCTTTGAGGAAATGCTGCGGGCGGCCACGGACATCGCCGGGCGACTCGAGAGCTCGTCGCAAGGCCTTCACGCCTCCTTCGCCAAACAGCTGAGGGACACCATCCAAGGCCACGTTTAA
- the baalcb gene encoding brain and acute leukemia cytoplasmic protein gives MGCGGSRTDALEPRYLESWTKETESTWLTATDTDIPLSSIHSIPSDGSEACFASEKNAGPVPDIFEDGLPPPAQAYLKVCSTASQASLSHVEPSGSGVLDTQEGAPVSSATTVQRTSVLHTEEITKWQDNRMSTKQVTITVTQSIHQVDKNGKVKTSLTTYEVLTPSEAVVQTPAGGAAANAQGDTIPSHLFSQ, from the exons ATGGGCTGCGGCGGGAGCAGGACGGACGCGCTGGAGCCCCGCTACCTGGAGAGCTGGACCAAAGAGACCGAGTCCACGTGGCTGACCGCCACAGACACCGACATCCCGCTCTCGTCCATCCACAGCATCCCGTCCGACGGCTCCGAGGCCTGCTTCGCTTCGGAGAAAAACGCCGGTCCTG TGCCCGATATCTTCGAGGACGGCCTCCCGCCTCCCGCTCAAGCCTACCTCAAAGTGTGCTCGACGGCGTCCCAAGCCAGCCTCAGCCACGTCGAGCCGAGCGGCAGCGGCGTTCTGGACACGCAGGAGGGAGCCCCCGTTTCCTCGGCCACCACGGTGCAGCGCACCAGCGTCCTGCATACCGAGGAGATT ACAAAGTGGCAGGACAACCGCATGTCCACCAAGCAGGTGACCATCACGGTGACGCAGAGCATCCATCAGGTGGACAAGAACGGCAAGGTGAAGACGTCGCTGACCACCTACGAGGTGCTGACGCCCTCCGAGGCTGTCGTCCAAACGCCCGCCGGCGGCGCCGCTGCCAACGCGCAAGGCGACACCATTCCGTCGCATCTTTTTTCACAGTAG